ATCATTTTGCCAGAGTACTAGCGTGGTACGGTAGTTATCGGCCCCCATGCCGCTGTACAAGTTTCCTTCGTCACCAAAATACCCGCCGTCTTCGGTATGCTTCCGGTCGACGAATTTTTCGCCGAACAAATAGGTTTTGCCAGCGCCATCATGCACGCTGCCATCACCGATGAGACTGCGCTGAAAAACTACACCCGACCAGCGTAAAGTTGCATCGAAGCCAGTTCCCGCAACACCGTTGGCATAGGTATTGGGGAAGGTGTTGTTGGGACCTGACGCCGGATCCAGAAAGCAGCCAAATTGTTGTTCGGTCTCCGTGGTGCCTGTGCCCGATGCCTTTTTATATTGCACTCCCGCGTTGGCCGCGAAATCGCCACGAGCCACCGTGGAGGAGTTAACTTGCTGGGCGCCGGTTGCCAAGGGATCGTACGGATTCATGTTCGGATTTATAATCGTGTTCCACGCTTGCACGGCGCGCCGAGTGGGGCAATTCATGATGGCTTGCGTGGTTTGAACTTGTCGGACAACGTCTCCTTGCATTTGCGCATCGGTCAGCGAGTTAGAGCCTTGTCCCAAAACGTACAGGTTATTTTCATCTAAATAGGGAAGCAAATTATAAACCCATCCGCCCGGCTGCTTGACGCCATTCCCACCGTCGGCGAAACCAACCCACAATGGCCCCCAACCGCCCGTGACATAATGACTGGTCTTTGATTGGCATTCCAAGTTTGCCAAACCCAAGTTCCTCAAATTGCTTTTGCATTGCGTGATGCGGCCTTGTTCCCGCGCGGCATTGATGGCCGGCAATAACAGCGACATCAACACGCCGATGATGGAAATTACCACCAGCAACTCGACCAACGTGAAGCCGTGACGAAGCATCCGAGAGCGAGACATAATTGATACCCTCGCGCAATGGCGCGTGTTGAAAAACTAAAGCCCCTGCATCGGCCTTCTACCCGAATTGGGAATATGGCCGCAAACCTCTCCTCCTGCCGTTCCAAGGCCAGCGAACGCAGCCACGGCGGGAATCCAACCTGTAATGTACCAAGTTCCAGGGGCAAAATGCAAATACTATTTTGTGCAACCGCAATAAATTCACAGATTCGGGGCCGGCGGAGCCAATCGATTTCTGCCCCGAACCGCAGTTTTAATGGGGTTTTGGCGCCCCGAAAAGCTCCTCCCGCAAAAGCCGCGAACAGAGCAAACCGAGGTCGAAATTCACCCTAAAACCCCGTCCCGGTCCGGTACCCCCCGTGTGAAGGGTGGATTGTGCCTATCGTAGCGGCCGGTTGCGCAAATTTTATCTGCCATAAACGACCTTGCCTTTTGACTCGGCGCGCCGTCGTCGTAGATTCCAGTGTAAACAGAAAAAACTTTGTTTTTTGGCATATTCGTCGGACGCCCGGCAACTCAGGGGATGGGCGGCTAACCGTGCCGAATATGTCCGCGGCGAAATTGCGCGGTGACAAGCCGGTCGCAATTTTCGCGCGTCATTCACAAGCCAACGTTCGCAGAGAACAGCAAAACGCCCCTATGAACATGCCCCTTGATTCCAGCACGTTGCAGTCGACCGTCACGAGCACCTTCATTTGGATTGGGCTGGCGATGGCCCTGGTGGAACTGCTGATTGGCATGGGCGTAGGGTGGTGGCTGCGGGGCGGCCGATCGGGCGGCTTTAAGCTTCAGCCAGAATCCGGAAAATCCCAGCAGCACCAGGACGATTTGCACGAGGCCGAGCACGCTTTATCCAACTTGCAGGAATTAGCCCAGCGCGTAAAAGCCGACGTGGGCGCGCACTCTTCGCAAGTGGAGGCGATCAGCAATCAACTGAATGCCGGGCAGGCGCGCGGCGGCATTCACGAAGCCAAGGTGTTGGAAGCGGTCACCAAAATTCTATCCGCCAATCAGCAACTGGAAGAGCGGCTGCACACGGCCGAATCGAAGCTGCAACAGCAGGCCGAGCAAATTAAAGTGCATGCCACCAATGCGCTGACCGATGCCCTGACCACCTTGGGCAATCGCCGTGCTTTCGATGCGGAGCTGCCGCGGCGCATTGCCGATTATCAACGCCGTGGCGAGACGTTTTCCTTGTTGATGCTGGATGTCGACCATTTCAAAAAGTTCAACGACGTGCACGGTCACCTGGCCGGCGACGAGGTGCTGCGCATGGTCGGCCGCACGTTGAAGGTTACGGCCCGTAAGGCCGATTTTGTCGCTCGCTACGGCGGCGAGGAATTTGCCATTGTCATGCCCTGCACTCCGTTGGCGGAAGCGGTGGAATGCGCCCAGCGCGTGCGGGAGGGCGTGGAACAGGCCATGTGCGAGTTCGAAGGGAAAAAATTGAACGTAACCGCCAGCATTGGCGTGGCGGAAATTACCGCCGGCCAAACCCCCTCGGCATTGGTTCAATGTGCCGACGAAGCGTTGTACGCCGCCAAGCAAGGGGGCCGAAACCAGGTGCAGCGTTACCGTAGTTCCACCACGCCTCCGCCGGCGTCACCCGCGCATTCCGTGGCAGAGTCAGCCGCCGAGAAAAGTGCCGCCGCGAAGCCAGCCTTGCTGTTTTCGGCCACGCCGGCGTCCGGCGATGCCCGCACCGATGCCCAAACCGGCCTGCCCAATCGCACGGCCTTTTGCGAAGAAATTCATCGCCGCTTGTCCGAAGCGCAGCGGCA
This is a stretch of genomic DNA from Pirellulales bacterium. It encodes these proteins:
- a CDS encoding DUF1559 domain-containing protein codes for the protein MSRSRMLRHGFTLVELLVVISIIGVLMSLLLPAINAAREQGRITQCKSNLRNLGLANLECQSKTSHYVTGGWGPLWVGFADGGNGVKQPGGWVYNLLPYLDENNLYVLGQGSNSLTDAQMQGDVVRQVQTTQAIMNCPTRRAVQAWNTIINPNMNPYDPLATGAQQVNSSTVARGDFAANAGVQYKKASGTGTTETEQQFGCFLDPASGPNNTFPNTYANGVAGTGFDATLRWSGVVFQRSLIGDGSVHDGAGKTYLFGEKFVDRKHTEDGGYFGDEGNLYSGMGADNYRTTLVLWQNDPTDTQNTDGSFPSDPSKPLQAGTTANPNVAMLNDQVDTGGVYGCLFGSAHSGIVNFVFCDGRTTSVSVSIDPLTHRYLGERNDGKILDDATIGF
- a CDS encoding GGDEF domain-containing protein — protein: MNMPLDSSTLQSTVTSTFIWIGLAMALVELLIGMGVGWWLRGGRSGGFKLQPESGKSQQHQDDLHEAEHALSNLQELAQRVKADVGAHSSQVEAISNQLNAGQARGGIHEAKVLEAVTKILSANQQLEERLHTAESKLQQQAEQIKVHATNALTDALTTLGNRRAFDAELPRRIADYQRRGETFSLLMLDVDHFKKFNDVHGHLAGDEVLRMVGRTLKVTARKADFVARYGGEEFAIVMPCTPLAEAVECAQRVREGVEQAMCEFEGKKLNVTASIGVAEITAGQTPSALVQCADEALYAAKQGGRNQVQRYRSSTTPPPASPAHSVAESAAEKSAAAKPALLFSATPASGDARTDAQTGLPNRTAFCEEIHRRLSEAQRHGNRLSLMLITIDKFDELVQKHGAHAGNLVLRTCTQFLTAAMREMDVVARYRSDVFGILLPGTALSHASAAGERLRVAVEHCPLRLMDKDIRFTISGGTAEAQPGEDLVTFITRTEDSKAAAAQGSGNKIRLHNGLAVEALSEQALAAVS